The following coding sequences lie in one Lelliottia jeotgali genomic window:
- a CDS encoding UDP-glucose:(heptosyl) LPS alpha1,3-glucosyltransferase WaaG: MKLAIVRQTYNPNGGAERFVSRALNVLAQDTALDVTLIARQWEDASGWQALTVNPPFRNRLSRESGFAEAAAAQFDQFDIVQSHERIPGATIFRAGDGVHATWLEQYNRILSPLARWAQSLSRYHRYILQAEAQMFTHPQLRKVICNSRMVRDDIARRFALPDDKLTVIYNGVDTQHFSPDVRALSQRDAWGIPHNAPVLAYVGSGFSRKGVATALRAIVPYPDVWLLIAGRDKHARKFEKLAQTLGVASRVRFLGPVADVCQVYGSADALILPTLYDPFPNVCVEALACGLPLLTSHGCGAAEWIEEGVNGWVRDALDSNGYQQVVGEWLKGRELGQDYSAAARATAEPYTLERMAKELQLLYQDLLR; the protein is encoded by the coding sequence ATGAAGCTGGCGATCGTTCGACAGACCTATAATCCAAACGGCGGCGCGGAGCGCTTTGTCTCGCGTGCGCTGAACGTGCTGGCGCAGGATACCGCGCTGGATGTGACGTTGATTGCCCGCCAGTGGGAAGATGCTTCAGGCTGGCAGGCGCTAACGGTGAACCCGCCGTTTCGTAACCGCCTGAGCCGCGAATCCGGCTTCGCCGAAGCCGCCGCTGCACAGTTTGACCAATTCGACATTGTTCAGAGCCACGAACGGATTCCGGGTGCGACCATTTTTCGGGCAGGTGATGGTGTTCATGCCACCTGGCTTGAACAGTACAATCGCATTTTGTCGCCGCTGGCGCGCTGGGCGCAGTCCCTCAGCCGCTACCATCGCTATATTTTGCAGGCCGAAGCGCAGATGTTTACCCATCCACAGCTGCGCAAAGTGATCTGCAATTCGCGGATGGTGCGCGACGACATCGCTCGCCGGTTTGCCCTGCCGGACGATAAATTGACGGTGATTTATAACGGCGTTGATACCCAACATTTCAGCCCTGACGTGCGTGCACTGTCGCAGCGCGACGCGTGGGGAATCCCGCACAATGCGCCGGTGCTGGCGTATGTCGGTTCCGGTTTTAGCCGCAAAGGGGTGGCGACGGCGCTCCGCGCGATTGTGCCGTATCCGGATGTCTGGCTACTGATCGCCGGACGTGATAAACACGCACGCAAATTCGAAAAACTGGCTCAGACGCTCGGCGTGGCGTCTCGCGTACGTTTCCTTGGGCCGGTCGCCGATGTGTGCCAGGTGTATGGCAGTGCCGATGCGCTGATCCTGCCTACGCTTTACGATCCCTTCCCGAATGTCTGCGTCGAAGCGCTGGCCTGCGGTCTGCCGCTGCTGACCAGCCACGGCTGCGGTGCGGCGGAGTGGATCGAAGAAGGCGTTAACGGCTGGGTGCGCGATGCGCTGGACAGCAACGGCTACCAGCAGGTGGTCGGCGAATGGCTTAAAGGCCGGGAACTGGGTCAGGATTATTCAGCAGCGGCACGCGCCACTGCTGAACCCTATACCCTGGAGAGAATGGCGAAAGAGTTACAGTTGCTCTATCAGGATCTGCTGCGCTGA